The genomic stretch TCGGCCCTTTGGCCGGCTTTCTGATCCTGCCGGCGCTGGGGTGGGCGTTTGCAAAAGGTGGCCGGCGTTTGAAGGCCCTGGCCCTGGCGCTGGGCGCCTATTTTCTACTGGTGGCCCTGATTGCGGCCTGGATGCCGGTCAACGTGCGCTATTTTACTGTCTTTTTCGTTTGCGCCGGCTGCACGGTGGCCTTTCTGCTGCCCCCCTGGCGCATGACCCACCGCCGGCGCTGCCTGCTGCAGCTGGTGGCGATCGCCTTGCTGGGCGCTGCAACCCAAGCGGTTCTGAAAGCCTCGGGCTTTTTCTGACGGCCTGCGGTGGGATCGCCTGAAAAGCGCGTCCCCGCGCCCCTTTCGTTGGCAGCGCCCTTTGCCCGAAGCAGCGGCTCATGTGTCGTGAAAAAGCAGGTAGGCGCCAAGTTTGTCGTAGTGATCGTCTGAAATGAATTCCGCGCCCACGACGTCGCCGTTCACTTTGCGGACGATCACCTCACGGCCGATGGCGGTTTTGAATTGATCGTCGAGATTGAAACGGATCGAAAGCCGCTGACCCGGCTTAAGCGGCGGCTGTCGATGGTCCTGCGCCGGTTTGAAGCGCAGGCCGCGCTGGGAAATATCCAGCAGTGTAATGGCGGCGCACAGGGACCTGCCATCCTGGGTTTCAAACGAGCAGACGCCCGCCAGGTTGACGTTTTTGCGGATAAACCGGCGGCGCTCCAGCATGACGCTGTTGGGGCGGCCACAAGCGCAGGTCCACTTGAGTTGAATTTTCTGATCCAGCGCGGTGAACCGGCTGACATCCTTGACCACCTGTTTGCCGCAGGCCTCGCACAGAAAAGGGGCCTGATGGGTGCTGCTGGTGAAGACCTTTTTCATTGGAATTTCGTCCGGATGATCGCCCCCGGCCCCGGGACGTTGGTTGAAAAGACCGCATACCCCGCAGGGGTTTAAAAAAGAAGCGGGCAGGCCCGGCCGCCCCGTCTGTCTGCAGGCCTTCAGCCGAAGAGTTCCAATTCCGGCTCCTCCGGGACCTCCGGCTCCTCCTCGGCGGCCGGTTGGGGACGCAACGCGGCCAGGGCCTGGATCACTTCTTTCTGTTTCAGGCTGAGATTTGCAAAGCTGACCCCGATGCCCCTGGGGTCGCAGCGGATCACTTTGCCCTGGACTTTGCAGCCACCTGCCACGCCGGGCGCCGCCAGACTCAGGGTGAGATGCGAGCCCAGCAAGGCGGGCTG from Desulfobacteraceae bacterium encodes the following:
- a CDS encoding PilZ domain-containing protein translates to MKKVFTSSTHQAPFLCEACGKQVVKDVSRFTALDQKIQLKWTCACGRPNSVMLERRRFIRKNVNLAGVCSFETQDGRSLCAAITLLDISQRGLRFKPAQDHRQPPLKPGQRLSIRFNLDDQFKTAIGREVIVRKVNGDVVGAEFISDDHYDKLGAYLLFHDT